The following are from one region of the Apostichopus japonicus isolate 1M-3 chromosome 17, ASM3797524v1, whole genome shotgun sequence genome:
- the LOC139984334 gene encoding MICOS complex subunit MIC26-like — protein MFRVVKYATLGSAPVVSFGFMKVEAAEKSSGNKVLVRPKDLPLYSEDKLEWEVQVEERENNALEEGISVVRQQIWKLSDACQGAVDTTKTVYNKVEKTTTDVVTYIKTEEGFFPRAGVIGLAGLTGIVLARKGGIFRKLIYSGGLMSGTTALCYPYKAVQLSQAEYNWVKDRLTGLYDSQTAEQKKTPTEDVTATEEIKSDGPSSSLEEKDAALSKPDEAPSTETDKPVADKDYGQSNPADKDMYTTRS, from the exons ATGTTTCGTGTTGTGAAGTACGCCACCCTAGGGTCGGCCCCAGTTGTGTCATTTGGCTTTATGAAGGTGGAGGCTGCAGAGAAGTCGTCCGGGAACAAGGTGTTAGTCAGACCAAAGGATTTACCTCTGTATTCAGAAGATAAACTAGAGTGGGAGGTACAAGTGGAGGAACGAGAAAACAATGCCCTTGAAGAGGGGATATCGGTAGTGCGCCAACAGATATGGAAGTTATCAGATGCTTGCCAG GGAGCTGTTGACACCACAAAGACAGTATACAACAAAGTGGAGAAGACAACAACAG ATGTCGTCACTTACATCAAAACAGAAGAAGGATTCTTTCCCAGAGCCGGAGTGATTGGTTTAGCAGGTCTGACAGGGATCGTTCTAGCCAGGAAAG GTGGAATATTTCGTAAGTTGATCTACTCCGGAGGTTTGATGTCCGGTACTACAGCTTTGTGTTACCCTTACAAGGCGGTACAGCTAAGTCAAGCCGAATACAACTGGGTGAAAGATAGGTTAACGGGGCTTTACGATTCACAGACAGCCGAACAGAAGAAGACACCAACAGAGGATGTTACAGCTACG GAAGAGATTAAATCTGATGGTCCTTCATCGAGTTTAGAAGAAAAAGACGCAGCGTTGTCTAAACCAGACGAAGCGCCCTCTACGGAAACGGATAAACCAGTCGCCGATAAAGACTACGGACAGAGTAATCCCGCAGATAAGGACATGTACACAACCAGGAGTTGA
- the LOC139984306 gene encoding YTH domain-containing family protein 1-like: MSAAGNVEQKSKPQRSQAQNGPVNPKEVSSENSFERYMPNQVTQGYPAAPANMAPADTYMASYYPSTYSFPYSMPGSENTWSTGGDNFNSTYNYDFSYPTDYYNQPGTTPPYLGQSFNFFPPGNPDYTQGAWSGQGQAGAPTGPSSYYDYSRYPGAQASAGVHRTYQGVNGYEVQDGKAHGMKAVEQGMSVLHISPGAGDKVTGGVVGTNGKVDPRTGQTAGTASFSQAAAGGGGGAPSGGGKQTSWAAIASKPAKPQPKAKSKSGSHAPVPTQLPSMKQPMAIGTWNTGDKPVGKVEGQAQPAPVPQPSNGSYAPQAVTPQNTPPVQAVPPQPVVKPEELPTPQQASQIPQGKQGFGNPEQSGRSQPQAVVQPQPQNRWANSQNHHGRSSNSGGYSTRSNNARNSANSGGYSSGGGGSSGGGGGGGGLSSATSVVLEKLRSSNEYNPSDLNLELKNARFFIIKSYSEDDIHRSIKYGIWCSTEHGNKRLDSAFKDKKGDKAGGAIYLLYSVNGSGHFCGIAEMVSSVDYNTNTGVWAQDKWKGRFDVKWIYVKDVPNNQLRQIRLENNENKPVTNSRDTQEVPLDKAKQVVKIIHAYRHTTSIFDDFSHYEKRQEEDSQRKTRPSRGGHRN, translated from the exons ATGTCTGCAGCCGGCAATGTTGAACAG AAATCAAAGCCACAGAGGTCACAAG CGCAAAATGGTCCGGTGAACCCAAAGGAAGTTTCTTCGGAGAATAGTTTTGAGCGGTACATGCCGAATCAAGTAACACAG GGATACCCTGCGGCTCCGGCCAACATGGCTCCAGCTGATACGTACATGGCAAGCTACTACCCTTCCACTTACTCCTTTCCATACTCTATGCCCGGAAGTGAGAACACTTGGTCGACTGGCGGTGATAATTTTAATTCTACTTACAATTACGACTTCAGTTACCCGACTGATTACTACAATCAGCCAGGCACCACCCCGCCGTACCTTGGACAGTCATTTAATTTCTTCCCTCCTGGGAACCCGGACTATACCCAAGGGGCATGGAGTGGACAGGGCCAAGCTGGCGCCCCCACCGGCCCCTCGTCTTACTATGACTATTCTCGTTATCCAGGAGCCCAAGCGTCGGCTGGTGTACACCGTACTTACCAGGGGGTGAACGGTTACGAGGTGCAGGATGGTAAAGCCCACGGTATGAAGGCAGTGGAACAGGGCATGTCTGTGTTGCATATCAGTCCAGGGGCTGGGGACAAGGTGACTGGGGGTGTGGTTGGCACTAATGGAAAGGTTGACCCAAGGACTGGTCAGACTGCTGGGACTGCTAGTTTTTCTCAAGCTGCTGCCGGTGGAGGTGGGGGTGCCCCGAGCGGGGGCGGTAAGCAGACGTCGTGGGCAGCCATTGCGAGTAAGCCGGCTAAGCCGCAGCCCAAAGCTAAATCAAAGAGCGGATCGCACGCCCCCGTGCCCACTCAGTTACCGAGTATGAAGCAGCCTATGGCTATCGGAACATGGAACACTGGAGACAAACCCGTGGGGAAGGTGGAGGGCCAGGCCCAACCTGCCCCCGTGCCGCAGCCGTCTAACGGATCCTATGCACCCCAAGCTGTGACACCCCAGAACACTCCCCCTGTCCAGGCTGTCCCACCGCAACCGGTGGTGAAGCCCGAggaactccccaccccccagcAGGCATCTCAGATTCCACAGGGGAAGCAAGGATTTGGTAACCCTGAGCAAAGCGGACGGTCTCAGCCGCAGGCTGTGGTCCAACCGCAGCCCCAGAACCGCTGGGCCAACTCTCAGAATCATCACGGACGTTCTAGCAACAGCGGGGGTTACTCTACACGTTCTAATAATGCCAGAAACTCTGCTAATTCAGGAGGCTACTCATCCGGTGGTGGTGGTAGCAGTGGTGGAGGGGGCGGCGGTGGTGGGTTGTCCTCCGCGACTAGTGTAGTTCTGGAAAAATTGCGATCATCCAATGAGTACAATCCTTCGGATTTGAATTTGGAGTTGAAGAACGCCCGATTTTTTATTATCAAGAGTTACTCGGAAGACGACATCCACCGTTCCATCAAGTACGGGATCTGGTGTAGCACCGAGCACGGTAATAAGCGGTTAGACTCTGCTTTCAAAGATAAAAAAGGGGACAAAGCCGGTGGCGCCATTTACCTTTTGTACAGCGTGAATGGCAGCGGACACTTTTGCGGTATCGCGGAGATGGTATCCTCCGTGGATTATAATACCAACACCGGTGTCTGGGCGCAGGACAAATGGAAAGGGAGATTCGACGTGAAATGGATCTACGTAAAGGATGTGCCGAACAATCAGCTGCGGCAAATCCGCTTAGAGAATAACGAAAATAAGCCAGTGACGAACTCTAGGGACACGCAGGAGGTACCCCTGGATAAAGCCAAGCAGGTGGTTAAAATTATTCATGCCTATCGGCATACCACATCAATCTTTGACGACTTCAGCCACTACGAGAAACGGCAGGAGGAGGATTCGCAGCGCAAG ACACGACCATCTCGTGGCGGTCATCGCAACTGA